CGGCCGCCGGCCAGGGCCAGCGGCGCCCAGGATTCACGGCCTGCCAAGACCTGCGCTTGGGCCAGTAACGCATACTTCTGTGGCGTGGCCTCGAAGAGCCGCAACAGGCCCGTGTCGTTCATGCCGAACATGAGCCCGTCGGCCAGGACGAAGGAGCCGAGGCCAAATTGCTGCCCGGGTCCGCTGGTCCAAACCACCTTCCCCTCGAGGCTAAGGCAGGTGAACTTCCCGTCAGCCCGAACGCCATAGAGATGGTTATCATGGTGGACGGGCGTGTGCTGGGTAGCGCCGAAAACCTGAGGCTCCAGCTTGAACGCGGTTCGAGGCACATAACGCCCGGCATCGTTGGTTAGCTGGAGCATGAGGCTGCCAGCGTTGTAACCGCCGGTGAGGAAAATGCGGCCGCCGTCCAGCGGCAGCGGCGAGGGCACGGTGGCAATGCTGATCTTCCATTCCGGCGTTGCCCAAAGGATCGAGCCGTCCTTGGCGGAGACCCCGACGACACCTTTGTTGGCGCAATAGACATACATCCGCTGGCCGTCAAACTCCATGGACATCACAGAGGAATGCGTCATCTTCCAGGATTGGGGGTTGGGGGTCCTCCAGAGGACCTTCCCGGTTTCGGCTTCCACTGCCAGCAGCAGGGCGTCATCGCCGCCGGGGGCAAGAACGACCACGCCATTGTCAATCAGCGGGCATTGCCCGGCGTACCAAGGCGGCACAATGGCTCCGTACTGGCGAACCAGATCCAGCCCC
Above is a window of Candidatus Paceibacterota bacterium DNA encoding:
- a CDS encoding PQQ-like beta-propeller repeat protein; its protein translation is MKQRAPTKSIFLIPAVLAILALALFVLWIRHGSDRPLAMRVPGTDQAPGGEQDTKANPVLAGRLARSDGQPANLPGTWPQFRGPNRDGISTETTSLARVWAPGQPRELWALDVGEGYAGAAILNGRVYLMDYDRDHKQDALRCLSLADGREIWRYAYPVPVKRNHGMSRTVPVVTDKLVVAMGPKCHVVCLNSTTGELVWGLDLVRQYGAIVPPWYAGQCPLIDNGVVVLAPGGDDALLLAVEAETGKVLWRTPNPQSWKMTHSSVMSMEFDGQRMYVYCANKGVVGVSAKDGSILWATPEWKISIATVPSPLPLDGGRIFLTGGYNAGSLMLQLTNDAGRYVPRTAFKLEPQVFGATQHTPVHHDNHLYGVRADGKFTCLSLEGKVVWTSGPGQQFGLGSFVLADGLMFGMNDTGLLRLFEATPQKYALLAQAQVLAGRESWAPLALAGGRLIARDLTRMVCLEVAAP